The following are encoded in a window of Algiphilus aromaticivorans DG1253 genomic DNA:
- a CDS encoding alpha/beta hydrolase family protein, whose translation MSADLFRSAILCVFVVLALAACGGSSSAPEQHSDDQDDESSESAEPSFPSPAWTAREAENYARVLEAPTEQVANPAFVERLVARSGANTASYLERLAADPSWALASLGGGQISDLLDLAWLQDLVGRIGDDPQAALSLSFGSPATPLCATYAGPCTGDPFDWADVDPFYNETGTVQDLVFYDRDCTRLNARVWKPQGATEPLPAVVIQTGSIQAPQTVHWWAAQSLVEAGYVALTFDVRGQGRSDFTAPGGQPGTDLDPTVFYREMVDAIDFLQSSPDTPYPHDAACGDVYPTETAPHNPFAAVTDGQRIGLAGHSTGGYSVAVVQALGEGGTAPWPGQLSDTNPVKAVVAWDGMVDPQGEFGAYGQLEHLDVPLYRELFELISGTLAGGEPEVVPRVPAMMHFSDYGAAPIPYVQPPPEQAYKRGFEHWRDAGVPSFAFTIKGSSHYEWSLLPLFPATSWCPEVVDGECQGGWGLPMADYYTVAWFDRWLKQPGETGYDNADARLLDDARYRDRLSYHFESARSFPDRQGHQRFCADMLNGCAD comes from the coding sequence ATGTCGGCTGATCTTTTTCGCAGCGCCATACTCTGCGTGTTCGTCGTTTTAGCGCTGGCTGCCTGTGGCGGTAGCAGCAGCGCACCTGAGCAGCACAGCGATGACCAGGACGACGAAAGCAGCGAAAGCGCGGAGCCGAGCTTCCCGTCGCCGGCCTGGACGGCGCGCGAGGCCGAGAACTACGCCCGCGTGCTTGAGGCGCCAACCGAGCAGGTCGCCAACCCCGCATTCGTCGAGCGGCTGGTCGCGCGCAGCGGCGCCAACACAGCGAGCTACCTAGAGCGACTGGCGGCGGATCCGAGCTGGGCGCTGGCCTCGCTTGGTGGCGGGCAGATCAGCGACCTGCTCGATCTCGCCTGGTTGCAGGATCTAGTGGGGCGCATCGGCGATGACCCGCAGGCCGCCCTTTCGCTGTCCTTCGGCTCTCCGGCGACGCCGCTATGCGCGACCTACGCCGGCCCCTGCACGGGCGATCCCTTCGACTGGGCCGATGTCGATCCCTTCTATAACGAGACCGGCACGGTGCAGGATCTGGTCTTCTACGACCGCGATTGCACGCGTCTGAATGCGCGCGTCTGGAAGCCGCAGGGGGCGACCGAGCCGCTGCCGGCCGTGGTCATCCAGACCGGCTCCATCCAGGCGCCGCAGACGGTGCACTGGTGGGCGGCGCAGTCGCTGGTCGAAGCCGGCTATGTGGCGCTCACTTTCGACGTTCGCGGGCAGGGACGCTCCGACTTCACGGCCCCCGGCGGTCAGCCCGGCACCGATCTCGACCCGACCGTCTTCTACCGCGAGATGGTCGACGCCATCGACTTCCTGCAGTCCTCACCGGACACGCCTTACCCGCACGATGCGGCCTGCGGCGATGTCTATCCCACCGAAACCGCGCCGCACAATCCTTTCGCGGCCGTTACCGACGGCCAACGCATCGGCCTGGCTGGGCATTCCACTGGCGGATACAGCGTGGCGGTGGTGCAGGCGCTGGGCGAGGGCGGCACCGCGCCCTGGCCGGGGCAGCTGTCCGACACAAATCCGGTCAAGGCGGTGGTCGCCTGGGACGGCATGGTCGACCCGCAGGGCGAGTTTGGCGCCTATGGTCAACTCGAGCATCTGGACGTGCCGCTGTATCGCGAGCTCTTCGAGCTGATCAGTGGCACGCTGGCTGGCGGGGAGCCGGAAGTAGTGCCGCGCGTGCCGGCGATGATGCATTTCTCGGACTACGGCGCCGCGCCGATTCCCTATGTGCAGCCGCCGCCCGAGCAGGCCTACAAGCGCGGCTTTGAACATTGGCGCGATGCCGGCGTGCCGAGCTTTGCCTTCACCATCAAGGGCTCCTCGCACTATGAGTGGTCGCTGCTGCCGCTGTTCCCGGCGACTTCCTGGTGTCCGGAGGTCGTCGACGGCGAATGCCAGGGCGGCTGGGGCCTGCCCATGGCCGACTACTACACCGTCGCCTGGTTCGACCGCTGGCTCAAGCAGCCCGGCGAAACCGGTTACGACAACGCCGACGCGCGGCTGCTCGACGACGCGCGTTACCGGGATCGCCTGAGCTATCACTTCGAGTCGGCGCGCAGCTTCCCGGACCGTCAGGGTCACCAGCGCTTCTGCGCGGACATGCTCAACGGCTGTGCGGACTGA
- a CDS encoding DUF3634 family protein codes for MAESGPRTQGRRLALIAALRLRGAQFALLRDGGRTQTLFGKPPTGFVSACDEILEQKGIRRTWLAQAGRGARARLLFAEDLPEGVRQRIRNVWTPPRRPTTAGSGKRA; via the coding sequence GTGGCCGAATCCGGCCCCCGAACGCAGGGGCGACGACTCGCCCTGATCGCGGCGCTGCGCCTGCGCGGTGCGCAGTTCGCGCTGCTGCGGGACGGCGGACGAACGCAGACGCTGTTCGGCAAGCCTCCGACCGGTTTCGTCAGCGCCTGCGACGAGATTCTCGAGCAGAAGGGCATACGCCGGACATGGCTCGCCCAGGCTGGTAGAGGCGCGCGCGCCCGGCTCCTCTTCGCGGAAGACCTGCCCGAGGGCGTGCGCCAGCGCATCCGCAACGTCTGGACGCCGCCGCGCCGGCCCACCACCGCGGGCTCCGGCAAGCGCGCCTGA
- a CDS encoding mechanosensitive ion channel family protein, which produces MQDALAEVLAVWLWPGLSALLAVAVAHVAYRVMLAIVRRVTRPEAVARIFLDAAARALGVALALLALHFGLAAAPEDLPSMTVLQRILTLLLILSLTWAAVRCSSAIGEVIVAMNPSMKHDWRYARKVETQTRVLIRGLNILIVIVGVGAALMTIRPVQQLGTSLLASAGVGGIILGFAARPVLSNLLAGVQIALTQPFRIGDVLRVQDEWCWVEEITATYVVLRVWDLRRLIVPLQWFIDNPFQNWSRNNTEMMGTVTISLDYKVPMQPLRDEFGRLLRASALWDGVTENVQTVESGERSQQLRFLMSATDSSILWDLRCEIREGLIAFLQARYPEHLPRVRGELLSGEAET; this is translated from the coding sequence ATGCAGGATGCGCTGGCTGAGGTACTTGCCGTCTGGCTGTGGCCGGGACTTTCGGCGCTGCTGGCAGTTGCTGTTGCGCACGTCGCCTATCGGGTGATGCTGGCGATTGTTCGACGAGTGACGCGGCCCGAGGCCGTGGCGCGCATCTTCCTCGATGCTGCCGCCCGTGCGCTGGGGGTAGCGCTGGCGCTTCTGGCCTTGCACTTTGGTCTCGCCGCGGCGCCGGAAGATCTGCCCAGTATGACGGTACTGCAGCGGATACTGACGCTGCTGCTGATTCTTTCGCTCACATGGGCGGCCGTGCGTTGTTCGTCGGCGATCGGCGAAGTCATCGTGGCGATGAACCCGTCCATGAAGCACGACTGGCGCTACGCTCGCAAGGTCGAGACGCAGACGCGCGTGCTGATCCGGGGGTTGAACATCCTGATCGTGATCGTGGGGGTGGGCGCGGCGTTGATGACGATCCGTCCGGTGCAGCAGCTGGGTACCAGCCTGCTGGCCTCGGCCGGTGTCGGCGGCATCATCCTCGGTTTTGCCGCGCGCCCGGTGCTGAGCAATCTACTGGCAGGCGTGCAGATTGCGCTGACGCAGCCCTTCCGCATCGGCGATGTGCTGCGCGTGCAGGACGAGTGGTGTTGGGTGGAGGAGATCACGGCCACTTACGTCGTGCTGCGCGTCTGGGATCTGCGGCGGCTGATCGTGCCGCTGCAATGGTTCATCGACAACCCCTTCCAGAACTGGTCGAGAAACAACACCGAGATGATGGGTACGGTGACCATCTCGCTCGACTACAAGGTTCCCATGCAGCCCCTGCGCGATGAGTTCGGGCGTCTACTACGCGCCTCCGCTCTTTGGGATGGTGTCACCGAGAACGTGCAGACCGTCGAGTCCGGCGAGCGCAGTCAGCAACTGCGCTTCCTGATGAGCGCCACAGACTCCAGCATCCTCTGGGATCTGCGCTGTGAGATCCGCGAGGGGCTAATCGCCTTCCTGCAGGCGCGCTATCCGGAGCACCTGCCGCGGGTGCGTGGCGAGTTGCTTAGCGGTGAGGCCGAAACCTGA